CTCTATGACCGCAATGATAGCCTACTGATCTATAATTTACCCACCTACGACATATTGGCCACCTACGAAACTGTTCGCCGAGCCAATATAGATACTGCTCTTTTCTGTGAGCTGCTAGGCATCGATACCGCTACCTTTGTCAAAAATATGGAGAAAGACTGGAGCGATCGCCGTTTTTCTAAACGCAAGCCCATTACTTTCATGAGCCGCCTGCGTGCCGATAGCCTCGCCATTTTACAAGAACACCTCTACAATTTCCCTGGCTTTGAACTACATAGCCGAAACAGCCGTGGTTATCCCGTAACCGTAGGCGCCCATGCCTTGGGCTATATTTCTGAGGTCAATCCCGAGCAAATCAAAGCCTCTGAAGGCATCTATAAAAGAGGGGATTATATTGGTATTTCTGGCCTAGAACAAGCCTATGAAGCCCAACTCAGAGGAACTAAAGGTAAAAAACAGGTCCTCAAAGATAAATGGGGAAAAATCAAGGGGAGCTATAAAGAAGGAAGCCAAGATGTTCCCGCTATTTCAGGTTGCGACCTCATTACCTCTATCGACCTGAATTTGCAGCGCTATGCCGAGGAACTCATGCAAAATAAAAGAGGGGCCGTAGTGGTCATTCAACCCTCTACAGGTGAAATCTTAGCCATGGTCAGTGCTCCCAACTACAACCCTCAGTTACTAACCGTAGACCAAGAGCGACAAAAAGCTTACCTAGAACTGGTCAGAGATTCTAGCCGCCCACTCTTTAACCGCGCCCTGCAGGCAAAATATCCTCCAGGCTCTATTTTCAAACCCGTTTTGGCCGCTATTGCCCTGCAAGAAGGGGTGTTACAACCCGATCGTGGCATGGGCTGCGCAGGTGGTTTTGTGATGGGGAGTTTAAGAGTAGGTTGTCACGGCCATGCCCCTACACATGATGTAGCTGCCGCTATTCAATACTCTTGCAACAACTATTTCTGCCAAACCTATCGAGAAATGGTCAACCTCTATGGCTATGATTTTCCAGCTAAAGGGATGCAGCTCCTCAGCGAACATCTAGAAGCCTTTGGCCTGGGTAGAAAACTGGGTATTGATATTGGTGGAGAAGCCAGCGGAAACATCCCTACCGTAGATTATTTTAACCGCCGATACGGAGAGGGCCGCTGGCGCTTTTCTCATTCTGTTTCTATTGGTATTGGGCAAGGAGAACTTGAAGTGACGCCTTTGCAAATGGCCAATATGGCCGCCATTATTGCCAACCGAGGCTATTATTACACCCCTCATTTTGCCAAAGAGCTCAAAGGCGATACAAGCAACACCCTGGCTAAGTTTAAGAAAAAACATTATACCAAGGTCCACCCAAGACATTTTGAAGCCGTTATTGATGGCATGCGCCGAGTTATTCTCTCGGGTACAGGCCGCCGCGCAGATATCGAGGATATTGCCGTTTGTGGCAAAACGGGAACGGTAGAAAATGTGCATGGCAAAGACCACTCTACCTTTATTGCTTTTGCCCCTATGGAAAAGCCCGAAATTGTGGTGGCCGTTTATGTAGAAAATGGAGGCTATGGCTCTACTTATGGAGCCCCGATTTCTTCGCTCATCATTGAAAAACACCTCAGAGGCCATATCGAAAGCCCTCAACGCCAGCTTCTAGAAAAGATGATGCTAGAAGCCGATTTGGTTTCTCCTACTCATATCCCTTAAGCCATGTCTAGCCAAAAACAAGCATTTTTATTTAGTTACCCGGCCCTTCATTGCCCTTCTGAAAAAGTGAGGGTTTCTGCAGAGAATATTAGCTCTTTTTTGCGCTTGCTCCAAGCCTCTAAAGCAGAAGCTTTTTGGGCGCTAGAAACTGCCGATTTTTTGCAGGATGATGTCCAAAAGGAGCTCTATGAATTGGCCCAAAAACTAATTCGTCCTCGGCAGCTGGCGCTAGAGCTGCTCGATCAGGCCTCTACTTTTCTGCGTAAAGAAATATTTGGCTGTTGGGAGCTCCCCCAAAGTCACTATTTGGCGGTTTTGCGCCCTATGCTTGCCGCTCAGTATCTTTTGACCCAAAACAGCAGTTTAGCCAGCCAGCGTTGGACCAATTTGCTCCCTCTCTTGAGCAGGGCTTGGCAAGAAAAAACAAAGGAATTATTAGCCCATCCCGATAAAACAACCACTATTAGCGGCGACTGGCTCAATTTCTTTGAGGACCAACAGAAGGCGCTCTACACCCTAGCCGAAAACCATCCCTCTAGCCCTAAAATAGAGCATACA
This genomic interval from Saprospira grandis contains the following:
- the mrdA gene encoding penicillin-binding protein 2; its protein translation is MQDIYQTRLRILQGAIILAALALLFKCFQIQIIDTSYQQQQSYRQALTLYPSRGLLYDRNDSLLIYNLPTYDILATYETVRRANIDTALFCELLGIDTATFVKNMEKDWSDRRFSKRKPITFMSRLRADSLAILQEHLYNFPGFELHSRNSRGYPVTVGAHALGYISEVNPEQIKASEGIYKRGDYIGISGLEQAYEAQLRGTKGKKQVLKDKWGKIKGSYKEGSQDVPAISGCDLITSIDLNLQRYAEELMQNKRGAVVVIQPSTGEILAMVSAPNYNPQLLTVDQERQKAYLELVRDSSRPLFNRALQAKYPPGSIFKPVLAAIALQEGVLQPDRGMGCAGGFVMGSLRVGCHGHAPTHDVAAAIQYSCNNYFCQTYREMVNLYGYDFPAKGMQLLSEHLEAFGLGRKLGIDIGGEASGNIPTVDYFNRRYGEGRWRFSHSVSIGIGQGELEVTPLQMANMAAIIANRGYYYTPHFAKELKGDTSNTLAKFKKKHYTKVHPRHFEAVIDGMRRVILSGTGRRADIEDIAVCGKTGTVENVHGKDHSTFIAFAPMEKPEIVVAVYVENGGYGSTYGAPISSLIIEKHLRGHIESPQRQLLEKMMLEADLVSPTHIP